Part of the Sodalinema gerasimenkoae IPPAS B-353 genome is shown below.
GCTGTTTGTCCTTGGGTTATACGAGCTAAAACCGAGACCTGCCGTTCAACGGAGTTGTGGTAAATCCATTGCCAGAGAAAGGGAGTGCTAAACAGCCACAGCAAGATAAAGGCACTGCGAATCTCATTCTGGGCAGCTTTACTGATGACCCCACTTTTGAAGCCTCGCAAAGCTTGGGCCAGCAGCAGCCAAACAATCCCCAGGGGTTTAAAGGGTAACGAGAGAATGCCCCAGGCCGTTGTGGCCGTGCGATCAGTGGGATCGACGAATAACAAGATCACGAACACGGCCAACAATAAGCCACCTAGAAAGGTGAAGTAGGCCTTGGGAACAATCCTGAAAAAGACATAGAAGAAGATAATGAGAACGAGTAACCAGAGTAGGACTCGTGTCAGGACTAAAAACATGGCGTTCCCTGTTTCTCACCGAAACCATTGTGACCATGCCCCCCAGCCTAGCTGAGTCTGCGAGCCACCAAATGTGAATTTAGGTTTCGGGTTTTGACTAATTGTTGCAATCTTTAGGTTTTCTTTAGAAGTGCCGATAAGATGTGTAACTGGGAGCTTTCGGGTTCTGAGAGTGTGAGAAACATCGCCATGAATGTCAGTCATCTTTTGAGACGATATGAAGCGGGAACAACCCAATTTCAGGGTGTTGACCTCCCCGGAGCCAACCTAGTTCGCGTGACCCTGATTGCCGTAAATCTGAGCCAGGCAAATTTGATCGGCGCAAATTTGCAACGGGCCTTTCTGACTAAGTCCATCCTAAACCAGGCCCGTTTGAACTGGGCCAAGCTCAACTATAGCAAACTCAGTGACTGTCAGGCGATCGCCGTTGATTGTACTAAAGCTGAACTCTGCGGCATCTTCGCCGTCAACGCCAACTTTTCCCAGGCTCAACTGAGTGGGGCGAACCTGCAAGGGGCGAATTTGCGGGGAGCAACCCTACAAGGGGCCAATCTACGAGGAGCTGACCTGCGAGGGGCTAATCTACGAGGAGCTGACCTGCGAGGGGCCGATTTAAGCTGGGCCAACCTATCGGGGGCGCGCTTAATCGATAGCCAACTCGAACAGGCTCAACTCACTCACGCTAACTTTAATGAGGCTTATCTCAACGGCAGTGACTTGCAATTTCTAGAAACCGCCAGCCGACAGCCCGAGAGCAACCTAAGAACGGCCCGTTGGGTAGGCCAGGTTCATGGGCGGGGAAACCGTAAGGCCAACTCGCTCCCCAGCAGTCTTATGCTATTATCATCCTAAGCAGGCAGTGCCAATGGTTAGACACTCTGCCTGAGAAGATCAACCAGCTAAACGAATTCTGGCTTGTGGCTGTGAGTAGCACAACTACTCAAACACCTGTGAATATCACGCCTCTAGGGGGTTTCATGGAAACTCCACATTGCAGAGACCTCTGATAGTCCAGGGGAGTCAACTTGTCCAGCCGATCTGGTGAAGTGGGTATGCGCCCACTTTTTTTGTTGCTATTTGGCTTATGACCCATCCGCTGATTCCTCAAATCTTAGACCTAGCTACCCCAGTCGCCCAAGATCTGGGATTCGACGTCGTCGCTGCGGTCTTCCAAACCAACCAGCGCCCTCCTGTGTTACGGATTGATATTCGTAACCCTAAGGATGAGACGAGCCTCAACGATTGTGAAGCCATGAGTCGCGCCCTCGAAGCGGTGCTCGATGCCAGCGACTCCATA
Proteins encoded:
- a CDS encoding pentapeptide repeat-containing protein, producing MNVSHLLRRYEAGTTQFQGVDLPGANLVRVTLIAVNLSQANLIGANLQRAFLTKSILNQARLNWAKLNYSKLSDCQAIAVDCTKAELCGIFAVNANFSQAQLSGANLQGANLRGATLQGANLRGADLRGANLRGADLRGADLSWANLSGARLIDSQLEQAQLTHANFNEAYLNGSDLQFLETASRQPESNLRTARWVGQVHGRGNRKANSLPSSLMLLSS